The segment ACTCAGCCGAAGAAGTTATCATCGCCATCAATGAAGGCCAGCTTTCTAAGCATGCTTACATCAAGGTGCGGGTAAAAATACTGGATGAGAACAACCAATTAGTAACGAAGCTTATTGAGACCGTTGCTGGTAGAGTATTGTTCAACCAGTTCGTGCCAGAGGAAGTAGGGTATGTAGACGAACTTCTGTCTAAAAAGAAATTGCAGCAGATTATCTCCCGCGTGTTCAAAGTAACCGGTATGGCGAGAACTGCTCAGTTCCTGGATGATATAAAAACTCTTGGGTTCCAGTCTGCCTACAAAGGCGGTCTATCCATGGGCTTGGGTGACATCGTGATCCCGAAAGAGAAAGACATCCTGGTAGGCCAAGCCAAAAAAGATGTAGATGCTGTTTGGGCTAACTACTCTATGGGTCTTATCACAGATAACGAGCGTTACAACCAAGTAATTGATATCTGGACCCGTATCAACAATCAGATTACTGAGACGTTGATGTCCCGTCTGGAGAAAGACGACCAAGGCTTCAACTCCATCTTCATGATGATGCACTCAGGCGCTCGTGGTTCCAGAGAGCAGATCCGTCAGTTGGGTGGTATGCGGGGTCTGATGGCAAAACCGCAGAAGTCTTTACAAGGCTCAGTAGGGGAGATCATTGAAAACCCAATTCTTTCCAACTTCAAAGAAGGTCTGGATGTAATTGAGTACTTCATCTCTACCCACGGTGCTCGTAAAGGTCTTGCGGATACAGCCTTGAAAACGGCGGATGCGGGTTACCTAACCCGTCGTTTAGTGGACGTTTCCCAAGATGTGATTGTAAACGAGTCTGACTGCGGTACTTTACGTGGACTTGAGGTAAGTGCTCTGAAAGACAACGAGGATATCGTGGAGTCTCTGTCTGAGCGTATCCTGGGTCGTGTAAACGTGCATGACATCATTGATCCGATTACCGGCGAATTGATCCATGAGTCAGGACGCGAAATCACCGAAGAAGTAGCCCGTTTCATTGAGAACACGGCTATTGAAAGCGTAGAGATTCGTTCTGTATTGACATGTGAGACCAAGCGTGGTATTTGTGCGAAATGCTACGGCCGTAACCTTTCTACTGGCCGCATGGTGCAGAAAGGTGAGGCAGTTGGCGTAATCGCAGCACAATCTATTGGTGAGCCAGGTACACAGTTGACACTTCGTACCTTCCACGTGGGTGGTACAGCGTCTAACATTGCCGTTGATGCCGCTATCCGTGCTAAGTTTGCCGGAGTGGTGGAGTTTGAAGATGTGAGAACAATTGAAACAGCCAATGCTGAAGGCGAACCTGTGAAAGTAGTAATGGGTCGTTCAGGTGAGGTGAAAATTGTTGATCCAACTACAGGCAAGCTGTTAATCAGCAACCACGTTCCTTACGGTTCATTCCTGATTGTAGATGAAGGACAGACTGTAGCCAAAGGAGACGAGTTGTGTAACTGGGATCCCTATAATGCGGTTATCCTTTCTGAGTTTGACGGTACCATTGCTTACGAATCTATTGTGGAAGGTATCACCTTCCGTGAGGAGTCAGATGAGCAGACTGGTCATCGTGAGAAAGTGATCATCGAGACAAAAGATAAAACCAAGAACCCTGCCATTGTCATTAACCCCGTAAATGGTGAGCCTAAAACTTACAACATTCCAGTAGGTGCTCACTTAACTGTAGAAGATGGACAAAAAATCAAAGCAGGTCAGATCATCTCTAAGATCCCACGTGCTATTGGTAAGACCCGAGATATCACGGGTGGTCTGCCACGTGTTACGGAGCTGTTTGAGGCACGTAACCCGTCTAACCCAGCAGTAGTGAGTGAGATTGACGGTGTGGTTACTTATGGTGGCGTGAAACGCGGAAACCGTGAGATCTACATTGAGTCTAAGGACGGTGTGAAGAAGAAGTACATGGTACCTCTTTCCAAGCACATCCTGGTTCAGGACAATGACTTTGTACGTGCCGGTGTTCCGTTGTCAGATGGTGCTATCACGCCAAACGATATCCTGAACATACAAGGGCCTGGTGCTGTGCAGGAATACTTAGTGAACGAGATTCAGGAGGTATACCGCTTGCAGGGTGTGAAGATCAATGACAAGCACATTGAAGTAGTGGTTCGTCAGATGATGCAGAAAGTGAACGTGATCGATCCAGGTGATACCAGCTTCCTGGAGAACCAAACAGTTGATAAAGTAACGTTCATGGAAGAAAACGACATGATCATTGACATGAAAGTAGTGGAAGATGCAGGTGACTCAACTGCCATGAAACCAGGAATGATTGTGACGGCGCGTCGTCTACGTGATGAAAACTCAAGCTTGAAACGTCGTGATTTACGCATTGTAACGGTTCGTGATGCTCAACCAGCAGTGTCAAGACCAACCTTGCAAGGGATCACACAAGCTTCTTTGGGCACGCAAAGCTTTATCTCGGCAGCTTCCTTCCAGGAAACTACCAAAGTATTGAGCGAAGCAGCAATCAAAGGAAAGGCAGACGAATTACTGGGCTTGAAAGAGAACGTAATCGTGGGTCACTTAATCCCGGCAGGTACCGGCTTACGCGAGTACTCAAAGATAATTGTTGGCTCAAAAGAGGAGTACGAATCTCTTACTGCGAGCAGACAGTCAGGCGTGAGAACAAAACAAGGCGAACTGCAAGAGAAATAAGATGGCTTCTGCTGAACAACAAGGACAAATCAACATTGAGTTGACAGAGGAAATAGCCGAGGGCGAGTACGCAAACCTTGCCATGATCGCACATTCCCACAGTGAATTCGTGATTGATTTTATCCGCCTGATGCCAGGTATTCCAAAGGCAAAAGTAAAGTCAAGAGTGGTGATTACTCCAGAGCATGCCAAACGTTTCTTGGCTGCTTTGGAGGAAAACATCCTAAAGTATGAGCAAAGTTTTGGGGCCATAAAGCAGACGCCGGAGGCCCCAAGCTTTCCGCTCAATTTTGGGGGAACAATTGGCGAAGCATAAGCCATTAATAATTAATGAATTAAAACTTTGAATTTGCAAAGGAGATTTTATACCTTTGCAAACCATTTTTTGAAGAGAGAAATCAGTTTAAAAAGTTAGTAAATGCCTACTATACAACAATTAGTAAGAAAGGGAAGAGAAGCGCTAACATCAAAGTCTAAGTCTCCAGCTCTTGACTCATGCCCGCAAAGACGTGGCGTGTGCACACGCGTTTACACAACCACACCTAAAAAGCCAAACTCAGCAATGAGAAAAGTGGCTCGTGTGCGTTTGACAAACGGCAAAGAAGTCAATGCCTATATCCCGGGTGAAGGTCACAACCTGCAAGAGCACTCTATTGTGCTAATCAGAGGTGGTCGTGTGAAAGACTTACCAGGTGTAAGATATCACATTATCCGTGGTGCGTTAGACACTGCCGGTGTAAATGGTCGTCTACAGTCCCGTTCTAAATACGGAGCAAAACGTCCTAAGCCAGGTCAACCAGCAGCAGCTGCAGGTAAAGGCGGTAAGAAAAAATAATTGAGTTAAGACAATGAGAAAAGCGAAACCAAAGAAGAGAATTCTTCTTCCTGATCCAAAATACAAAGAAACTCTGGTTACCCGTTTTGTTAACTACCTGATGGTAGACGGTAAAAAGAGTGTGGCATACAAGATTTTCTACGATGCTTGCGATTTAGTTGAAAGAAGAACTAAAGAAAACGGGTTAGATACCTGGAAAAAAGCATTGAACAACATTATGCCAGGTGTAGAGGTGAAAAGCCGCCGTGTAGGTGGTGCTACTTTCCAGGTACCAACTGAGGTGCGCCCGGATAGAAAGATTTCTCTTGGTATCAAATGGATGATTTCTTACGCTCGCAAGAGAGGTGAGAAAACAATGATGGATAAATTGGCTGGTGAAATTATCGCCGCCGCCAAAGGAGAAGGTGCTGCTGTGAAGAAGAAAGATGATACTCACAGAATGGCAGAAGCCAACAAGGCATTCTCACATTTCAGATTCTAAGAATGGCTAGGGATTTAAAATTCACAAGAAACATAGGTATTGCCGCGCACATTGATGCCGGTAAAACTACAACCACAGAGCGTATTCTTTACTATGCTGGTGTAAGCCACAAAATAGGAGAGGTACACGATGGGGCTGCCACCATGGACTGGATGGAGCAGGAGCAGGAAAGAGGTATTACCATTACTTCTGCTGCAACCACTGTAGGCTGGGAATACAGAGGTGATAAATACCACATCAACATTATTGATACACCAGGTCACGTTGACTTTACCGTTGAGGTAAACCGTTCCTTACGTGTATTAGATGGTTTAGTATTCTTGTTTAGCGCAGTTGATGGTGTTGAGCCACAGTCTGAGACTAACTGGAGGCTTGCTGATAACTACAAAGTAGCACGTATCGGTTTCGTTAACAAAATGGACCGTTCTGGCGCTGACTTCCTTGCTGTTTGTAAGCAAGTGAAAGAAATGCTGGGCAGCAACGCTGTTGCGCTTCAGTTACCAATTGGTGCTGAAGATGACTTCAAAGGAGTTGTTGACTTAGTAAACTTCAGAGGTATTGAATGGAATGAGCACGATAAAGGGATGACCTTTAGAGAAGTTCCAATTCCTGACGATATGTTGGAAGAGGCAACTGAATATCGCGAGAAGTTATTGGAAGCAGTAGCTGATTATGATGAGTCTTTGATGGAAAAATACTTCGATGATCCTGAAACGATCACTGAAGATGAAATCATGAACGCTCTTCGTAAAGCAACTATTGACATGGCTATTGTGCCAATGCTTTGCGGTTCTTCTTTCAAAAATAAAGGTGTACAAACAATGCTTGACTATGTGATGGCATTGATTCCTTCACCTCTAGATAAGGATCACATTGTTGGTACTAACCCTGATACAGGCGAAGAGGTGACACGTAAGCCTAGCGAAAGCGAGCCATTTGCAGGCCTTGCTTTTAAAATTGCTACTGACCCTTATGTAGGCCGTCTTTGCTTTGTGCGCGCCTATTCAGGAGTACTGGAGTCTGGTTCGTACGTGTACAATACTCGTTCAAACAACAAAGAGCGTATCTCCCGTATTTTCCAGATGCACGCTAACAAGCAGAACCAAATAGAGAGATTGGCAGCTGGTGACATTGGAGCGGTAGTAGGCTTTAAAGACATCAAAACTGGTGATACCCTTTGCGACCAGAACGCTAAAATTGTACTGGAATCAATGGACTTCCCAGAGCCGGTAATTGGATACGCTATTGAGCCTAAAACTCAGGCTGACTCTGATAAAATGGGTATGGCAATTGCCAAACTTATTGAAGAAGATCCAACCTTGCAGGTGAATACAGATGAAGAGACAGGCCAAACCATCTTAAGAGGTATGGGCGAGCTTCACCTGGAAATCATCATCGACCGGATGAAGCGTGAGTTCAAGGTAGAATTGAACCAAGGTGCGCCTCAGGTTGCTTACAAAGAAACTATCACGAAGCAAATTGAGCATCGTGAGGTTTACAAGAAGCAGTCAGGTGGTCGTGGTAAGTTCGCGGATATTGTATTCACGATGGGCCCGCGTGAAGATGGAAAAACTGGTCTCGAGTTTGAGAACGCCATTGTTGGTGGTGTGATCCCAAGAGAATTCATCCCTCCAGTTCAAAAAGGATTTGAAGAAGCAATGAAAAATGGTATTCTTGCTGGTTTCCCAGTAGATTCCATGAAAGTACGCTTATTCCACGGTTCTTTCCACGATGTTGACTCTGATGCATTATCATTTGAATTAGCGGCTCGTGCAGGTTTCAAAGAAGCAGGTAAGCAGTGTGCTCCTAAACTTCTTGAGCCAATCATGGCAGTAGACGTGGTAACTCCAGATGAGTACACAGGTCCGGTTACTGGTGACTTGAACAGAAGAAGAGGTATCATGAAAGGTATGGATACCAAAGGTACTTCTACTGTGGTAAAAGCTGATGTTCCATTATCTGAGCTATTTGGTTACGTGACAGACTTACGTACCATTACTTCAGGAAGAGCAACTGCTTCTCTTACTTTCTCTCACTACGAGCAAGTACCGCAGAACTTGGCAGATGGGATCATCGCAAAAATTAAAGGGACTTCGAAATAGTTGAAATAGAATGAATCAAAAGATCAGAATCAAACTGAAATCTTACGATCACAATCTGGTTGATAAATCATCAGAGAAAATCGTGAAAGCGGTAAAAGCAACTGGTGCGATCGTGAGTGGTCCCATTCCTTTGCCTACTGAAAAAGATATCTTCACTGTTTTGCGTTCACCACACGTGAACAAAAAAGCAAGAGAGCAATTCCAACTTTGTACTTACAAAAGACTAGTAGATATCTACTCTACTTCTTCTAAAACAGTAGATGCGTTGATGAAGCTTGAACTACCAAGCGGCGTTGATGTAGAAATCAAAGTTTGATAAACTATTTATGCATAAAAAAAGGGAGAGGGGAAC is part of the Rufibacter tibetensis genome and harbors:
- the rpoC gene encoding DNA-directed RNA polymerase subunit beta'; translation: MALARNKKLIQDFSKVTISLASPESILERSNGEVTKPETINYRTYKPEMGGLFCERIFGPVKDWECHCGKYKRIRYKGIICDRCGVEVTEKKVRRERMGHIELVVPVAHIWYFKSLPNKIGYLLGLPTKKLDQIIYYERYVVIQPGILGEDGVNMLDFLTEDEYLDMIDKLPRENQMLDNHDPNKFIAKMGAEALQMLLERINLDDLSYDLRYSAAHETSQQRKAEALKRLRVVEAFRDAATRIENKPEWMVIRMVPVIPPELRPLVPLDGGRFATSDLNDLYRRVIIRNNRLKRLIEIKAPEVILRNEKRMLQEAVDSLFDNSRKVNAVRAEGNRALKSLSDMLKGKQGRFRQNLLGKRVDYSGRSVIVVGPELKLHECGLPKNMAAELFKPFIIRKLIERGIVKTVKSAKKIVDRKDPVVWDILENVLKGHPVLLNRAPTLHRLGIQAFQPKLIEGKAIQLHPLVTTAFNADFDGDQMAVHVPLGPAAILEASMLMLASHNILNPANGAPIAVPSQDMVLGLYYVTKGKRSTENEKIQGEGMSFYSAEEVIIAINEGQLSKHAYIKVRVKILDENNQLVTKLIETVAGRVLFNQFVPEEVGYVDELLSKKKLQQIISRVFKVTGMARTAQFLDDIKTLGFQSAYKGGLSMGLGDIVIPKEKDILVGQAKKDVDAVWANYSMGLITDNERYNQVIDIWTRINNQITETLMSRLEKDDQGFNSIFMMMHSGARGSREQIRQLGGMRGLMAKPQKSLQGSVGEIIENPILSNFKEGLDVIEYFISTHGARKGLADTALKTADAGYLTRRLVDVSQDVIVNESDCGTLRGLEVSALKDNEDIVESLSERILGRVNVHDIIDPITGELIHESGREITEEVARFIENTAIESVEIRSVLTCETKRGICAKCYGRNLSTGRMVQKGEAVGVIAAQSIGEPGTQLTLRTFHVGGTASNIAVDAAIRAKFAGVVEFEDVRTIETANAEGEPVKVVMGRSGEVKIVDPTTGKLLISNHVPYGSFLIVDEGQTVAKGDELCNWDPYNAVILSEFDGTIAYESIVEGITFREESDEQTGHREKVIIETKDKTKNPAIVINPVNGEPKTYNIPVGAHLTVEDGQKIKAGQIISKIPRAIGKTRDITGGLPRVTELFEARNPSNPAVVSEIDGVVTYGGVKRGNREIYIESKDGVKKKYMVPLSKHILVQDNDFVRAGVPLSDGAITPNDILNIQGPGAVQEYLVNEIQEVYRLQGVKINDKHIEVVVRQMMQKVNVIDPGDTSFLENQTVDKVTFMEENDMIIDMKVVEDAGDSTAMKPGMIVTARRLRDENSSLKRRDLRIVTVRDAQPAVSRPTLQGITQASLGTQSFISAASFQETTKVLSEAAIKGKADELLGLKENVIVGHLIPAGTGLREYSKIIVGSKEEYESLTASRQSGVRTKQGELQEK
- a CDS encoding DUF3467 domain-containing protein; this translates as MASAEQQGQINIELTEEIAEGEYANLAMIAHSHSEFVIDFIRLMPGIPKAKVKSRVVITPEHAKRFLAALEENILKYEQSFGAIKQTPEAPSFPLNFGGTIGEA
- the rpsL gene encoding 30S ribosomal protein S12, producing the protein MPTIQQLVRKGREALTSKSKSPALDSCPQRRGVCTRVYTTTPKKPNSAMRKVARVRLTNGKEVNAYIPGEGHNLQEHSIVLIRGGRVKDLPGVRYHIIRGALDTAGVNGRLQSRSKYGAKRPKPGQPAAAAGKGGKKK
- the rpsG gene encoding 30S ribosomal protein S7, with translation MRKAKPKKRILLPDPKYKETLVTRFVNYLMVDGKKSVAYKIFYDACDLVERRTKENGLDTWKKALNNIMPGVEVKSRRVGGATFQVPTEVRPDRKISLGIKWMISYARKRGEKTMMDKLAGEIIAAAKGEGAAVKKKDDTHRMAEANKAFSHFRF
- the fusA gene encoding elongation factor G; the protein is MARDLKFTRNIGIAAHIDAGKTTTTERILYYAGVSHKIGEVHDGAATMDWMEQEQERGITITSAATTVGWEYRGDKYHINIIDTPGHVDFTVEVNRSLRVLDGLVFLFSAVDGVEPQSETNWRLADNYKVARIGFVNKMDRSGADFLAVCKQVKEMLGSNAVALQLPIGAEDDFKGVVDLVNFRGIEWNEHDKGMTFREVPIPDDMLEEATEYREKLLEAVADYDESLMEKYFDDPETITEDEIMNALRKATIDMAIVPMLCGSSFKNKGVQTMLDYVMALIPSPLDKDHIVGTNPDTGEEVTRKPSESEPFAGLAFKIATDPYVGRLCFVRAYSGVLESGSYVYNTRSNNKERISRIFQMHANKQNQIERLAAGDIGAVVGFKDIKTGDTLCDQNAKIVLESMDFPEPVIGYAIEPKTQADSDKMGMAIAKLIEEDPTLQVNTDEETGQTILRGMGELHLEIIIDRMKREFKVELNQGAPQVAYKETITKQIEHREVYKKQSGGRGKFADIVFTMGPREDGKTGLEFENAIVGGVIPREFIPPVQKGFEEAMKNGILAGFPVDSMKVRLFHGSFHDVDSDALSFELAARAGFKEAGKQCAPKLLEPIMAVDVVTPDEYTGPVTGDLNRRRGIMKGMDTKGTSTVVKADVPLSELFGYVTDLRTITSGRATASLTFSHYEQVPQNLADGIIAKIKGTSK
- the rpsJ gene encoding 30S ribosomal protein S10, producing the protein MNQKIRIKLKSYDHNLVDKSSEKIVKAVKATGAIVSGPIPLPTEKDIFTVLRSPHVNKKAREQFQLCTYKRLVDIYSTSSKTVDALMKLELPSGVDVEIKV